A genomic window from Acinetobacter chinensis includes:
- a CDS encoding IS3-like element ISAba14 family transposase (programmed frameshift) → MARRPRRNHSNDFKAKVALAAIKAEKTLAELSAEFDVHQNQIIDWKNQLISASSQAFDQSKAPTEPPIDLKKLHAKIGEQALEIGFFRRCVEETGPLQPQKLIDDSLQISVSKQAKLLKVSRGCYYYRPKPVSASDLKLMRCIDELHMQYPFAGSRMMRDLLNRQGHHIGRRHTRTLMKKMGIQALYCKPNLSQANQAHRKYPYLLKGLAIQRSNQVWSTDITYIPMAKGFVYLCAVIDWHSRKVLAHRVSISMEVDFCISALNEAIEKYGRPEIFNTDQGSQFTSDAFIDVLKSNGIQISMDGKGRWVDNVMVERLWRSVKYEEVYLKAYSSVTDAKKQLSAYFEFYNLKRPHSSLDKMTPNEFYYDQLPQQNKVA, encoded by the exons ATGGCACGTAGACCAAGAAGAAATCATTCAAATGATTTTAAAGCTAAGGTAGCACTTGCTGCGATTAAAGCAGAAAAAACACTTGCTGAATTGAGTGCTGAGTTTGATGTTCATCAAAACCAAATTATTGACTGGAAAAATCAATTGATCTCAGCTTCCTCGCAAGCTTTCGATCAATCAAAAGCTCCAACAGAACCACCCATCGATCTAAAAAAACTACATGCAAAAATCGGTGAGCAGGCATTAGAAATTG GATTTTTTAGAAGGTGTGTTGAAGAAACTGGGCCGCTTCAACCACAAAAGTTAATCGACGACTCACTTCAGATTTCAGTATCTAAGCAAGCTAAGCTGCTGAAAGTCTCCCGTGGTTGTTATTACTATCGCCCAAAACCTGTGAGTGCATCAGATCTGAAGCTGATGCGATGTATTGATGAATTACATATGCAATATCCTTTTGCAGGCAGTCGTATGATGCGTGATTTGTTGAATCGTCAAGGACATCATATAGGACGACGTCATACACGTACTTTAATGAAGAAAATGGGTATTCAGGCGTTATATTGCAAACCAAATTTAAGCCAGGCTAATCAAGCTCACCGTAAATATCCATATCTGCTCAAAGGGTTGGCTATTCAGCGCAGTAATCAAGTGTGGTCTACGGATATAACGTATATCCCTATGGCAAAAGGCTTTGTTTATTTATGTGCTGTGATTGATTGGCATAGCCGCAAGGTACTTGCGCATAGGGTATCGATTAGTATGGAGGTGGATTTTTGTATTTCGGCTTTAAATGAAGCGATTGAAAAATATGGTCGACCTGAAATATTTAATACAGACCAAGGCAGCCAGTTTACCAGTGATGCATTTATTGATGTATTGAAATCAAATGGCATTCAAATCAGTATGGATGGTAAAGGTCGATGGGTAGATAATGTGATGGTTGAACGATTATGGCGGAGCGTTAAATATGAAGAGGTGTATCTCAAAGCTTATAGCAGTGTCACAGATGCGAAAAAGCAATTAAGTGCATATTTTGAGTTTTATAATTTGAAACGACCTCATTCGAGTCTAGACAAAATGACACCAAATGAGTTTTACTATGATCAGCTACCCCAACAAAACAAGGTGGCTTAA
- a CDS encoding NADP-dependent malic enzyme, whose translation MDDQSLKQQALYYHEFPTPGKISVTPSKQLVNQHDLALAYSPGVAAPCLEIEKDPSKAALYTARGNLVAVVSNGTAVLGLGNIGPLASKPVMEGKGVLFKKFAGVDVFDIEIAENDPDKIVDIVAALEPTFGGINLEDIKAPECFYIEQKLRERMNIPVFHDDQHGTSIIVGSALINALQLNGKKIDEIKIVASGAGAAALSCLDLLCAIGAKKENIVVADSRGLLTTKREGLDESKKRYVQDIEGSQIADVIAGADMFLGLSAAGILTKEMVKVMAADPIIFALANPDPEILPEHAHEVRPDVIMATGRSDYPNQVNNALCFPYIFRGALDVGATTINEEMKIACVHAIARMAHVEADAASYGEKSASFGRDYLIPRPLDQRLILEIAPAVAQAAMDSGVASRPITDFSAYRQRLSEFVYNSALMMKPIFAQAKSDPKRIAYAEGEDLRVLRAVQIAVDEGLALPILVGRTAVIEANIKKLGLRLENGVNITIVDQENNPDYETFADDYYTIMQRKGVTPEYAQRESRRRSTLIAAMLVRHGSADGMLCGTYSSYDIHLDFVRNIIGLKEGRNNFFTLNALMLEDRNLFIADTYVNTNPTAEQLAEMTILAAEEVRRFGMTPRVALLSHSSFGSDQTDPSAQKMRKVFEILTEIAPELEVEGEMHADAALDENIRHFAFPNSRFKGSANLLIMPNLDAANISFNLLKSTSGNNVTIGPILLGAAKPVHILTPTATTRRVVNMTALTVAEIQETEKDAL comes from the coding sequence ATGGACGATCAATCATTAAAGCAGCAAGCCCTTTACTACCATGAATTTCCAACACCGGGGAAAATCAGCGTCACACCAAGCAAGCAGCTGGTCAACCAGCACGACCTTGCTCTTGCCTACTCTCCTGGGGTCGCAGCACCTTGTTTAGAAATTGAAAAAGACCCATCAAAAGCAGCATTGTATACTGCGCGTGGAAACCTCGTCGCAGTGGTCAGTAACGGTACAGCCGTTCTGGGTCTGGGCAATATTGGTCCTTTAGCATCAAAACCGGTTATGGAAGGTAAAGGCGTACTGTTCAAGAAGTTTGCAGGCGTTGATGTATTTGACATCGAGATTGCTGAAAATGATCCAGATAAAATTGTTGATATCGTTGCAGCATTAGAACCTACTTTTGGTGGTATCAACCTGGAAGATATTAAAGCGCCAGAATGTTTCTACATTGAGCAGAAACTTCGTGAACGCATGAATATTCCTGTATTCCACGATGACCAGCATGGTACATCCATCATTGTAGGTTCAGCACTGATCAATGCTTTACAGCTGAACGGCAAAAAAATTGATGAAATCAAAATTGTCGCTTCAGGTGCAGGTGCTGCTGCCCTTTCCTGCCTCGATCTGCTGTGTGCAATCGGTGCGAAAAAAGAAAACATCGTTGTTGCTGACTCACGTGGTTTATTAACCACAAAACGTGAAGGTCTGGACGAATCCAAAAAACGCTATGTACAGGATATTGAAGGCTCGCAGATTGCAGATGTGATCGCTGGCGCGGATATGTTCCTGGGGCTTTCTGCGGCAGGTATTCTGACCAAAGAAATGGTTAAAGTGATGGCGGCTGATCCAATCATCTTTGCATTGGCAAACCCGGATCCAGAAATTTTACCTGAACACGCACATGAAGTTCGCCCTGATGTGATTATGGCGACTGGTCGTTCAGACTACCCTAACCAGGTAAACAACGCACTTTGCTTCCCGTACATTTTCCGTGGTGCTCTGGATGTTGGTGCAACCACCATTAACGAAGAAATGAAGATTGCCTGCGTACATGCGATTGCTCGTATGGCGCACGTGGAGGCAGATGCCGCTTCTTATGGTGAAAAATCTGCGTCTTTTGGTCGTGACTACCTAATTCCACGTCCACTTGATCAGCGTCTGATTCTTGAAATTGCTCCTGCTGTTGCTCAGGCTGCAATGGATTCAGGTGTTGCAAGCCGTCCTATCACTGATTTCTCTGCGTACCGTCAGCGTCTGTCTGAGTTTGTTTATAACTCTGCACTGATGATGAAACCAATTTTTGCTCAGGCAAAATCAGATCCAAAACGTATTGCATACGCTGAAGGTGAAGATCTTCGTGTACTTCGTGCAGTACAGATTGCGGTGGATGAAGGTTTAGCCCTGCCAATCCTAGTTGGTCGTACAGCAGTCATTGAAGCGAACATCAAAAAACTGGGCTTACGTTTGGAAAATGGTGTGAACATCACTATTGTTGATCAGGAAAATAACCCTGATTATGAAACTTTTGCAGATGATTACTACACCATCATGCAGCGCAAAGGTGTTACTCCAGAATACGCTCAGCGTGAATCACGCCGCCGTTCAACCCTGATCGCTGCAATGCTGGTCCGTCATGGTTCGGCTGATGGTATGTTGTGTGGTACTTATTCAAGCTATGACATCCATCTGGATTTCGTGCGCAATATCATTGGACTGAAAGAAGGTCGTAATAACTTCTTTACTCTCAACGCGCTGATGCTTGAAGACCGTAACCTGTTCATTGCCGACACGTATGTAAATACTAATCCTACTGCTGAACAGCTTGCTGAAATGACCATTTTAGCAGCTGAAGAAGTTCGCCGTTTCGGTATGACACCTCGTGTTGCTTTACTGTCTCACTCAAGTTTTGGTTCTGACCAGACTGACCCAAGCGCACAGAAAATGCGTAAAGTATTTGAGATCCTGACTGAGATTGCACCTGAACTTGAAGTGGAAGGTGAAATGCATGCAGATGCTGCGCTGGACGAAAACATCCGTCACTTTGCATTCCCGAACTCGCGTTTCAAAGGTTCTGCGAACTTACTGATCATGCCAAATCTGGATGCTGCAAATATTTCGTTTAACCTTTTAAAATCCACTTCTGGTAACAATGTGACCATTGGTCCTATTTTACTCGGTGCAGCGAAACCTGTGCATATTCTGACACCTACAGCAACAACCCGTCGTGTAGTCAACATGACTGCGCTGACAGTTGCTGAAATTCAGGAAACGGAGAAAGATGCTCTTTAA
- a CDS encoding tetratricopeptide repeat protein, translating to MKLNKNIFLPLMLLFLVHASFAQAPDFNQTQQAAFQGNAEARNNLGWMYYKGLSVPQNYAEAIEWFSKAAKQGQASAQFHLGMMYYNGQGIPQSYDKAAEWLSKAANQGGVPAQTNLGWMYYKGLGVSQNYAEAIEWFSKAAEQGQAGAQFNLGLMYKKGQGIPQSYIKAVEWYNKAASQGQAQAQYNLGLMYDKGQGVPQNDAKAAEWYSKAADQGGVAAQYNLGLMYKKGQGVPQNDAKAFEWYSKAADQGDAAAQYNLGVMYYKGQGVPQDDVKAVEWFSKAASQGYAAAKNSLGLMYKKGQGVPQNDAKAFEWFSKAASRGDAAAQNNLGTMYKNGQGVSQNNTLANEWYLKAANNGSAMAQFNIGINYLNGSGGLQKNRTQALNWLKKAANNGHAQAKLMLVEDFNKQ from the coding sequence ATGAAGCTTAATAAAAATATTTTTTTACCTTTGATGTTGTTGTTTTTAGTTCATGCCTCATTTGCTCAGGCACCTGATTTTAATCAGACACAGCAAGCCGCCTTTCAGGGAAATGCAGAGGCACGAAATAACCTTGGATGGATGTATTACAAAGGACTGAGCGTTCCACAGAACTATGCTGAAGCTATCGAGTGGTTCAGTAAAGCTGCTAAGCAAGGGCAAGCTAGTGCACAATTTCATCTTGGCATGATGTATTACAACGGACAAGGCATTCCACAGAGCTATGACAAAGCTGCTGAGTGGCTTAGCAAAGCCGCGAATCAGGGGGGTGTTCCTGCACAAACTAACCTTGGATGGATGTATTACAAAGGACTAGGCGTTTCACAGAACTATGCTGAAGCTATTGAGTGGTTCAGTAAAGCCGCTGAGCAAGGGCAAGCTGGTGCACAATTTAACCTTGGATTAATGTATAAGAAAGGACAGGGCATTCCACAAAGCTATATTAAAGCTGTTGAATGGTATAACAAAGCTGCATCACAAGGGCAAGCTCAAGCTCAATATAACCTTGGACTAATGTATGACAAAGGACAGGGTGTGCCACAGAACGATGCCAAGGCTGCTGAATGGTACAGCAAAGCCGCGGATCAGGGAGGTGTGGCTGCTCAATATAATCTTGGATTAATGTATAAGAAAGGACAAGGCGTGCCACAGAATGATGCCAAAGCCTTTGAATGGTACAGCAAAGCCGCGGATCAGGGAGATGCGGCTGCTCAATATAATCTTGGAGTGATGTATTACAAAGGACAGGGCGTGCCACAGGATGATGTCAAAGCCGTTGAATGGTTCAGTAAAGCAGCCTCCCAAGGATATGCTGCTGCTAAAAATAGTCTTGGACTGATGTATAAAAAAGGTCAGGGTGTGCCACAGAACGATGCCAAAGCCTTTGAATGGTTCAGCAAAGCCGCCTCTCGGGGAGATGCTGCTGCTCAAAATAATCTTGGAACGATGTATAAAAACGGACAGGGTGTGAGCCAAAATAATACTTTAGCAAATGAATGGTATTTAAAAGCAGCAAACAATGGAAGTGCGATGGCACAATTTAATATTGGTATAAATTATTTAAATGGTAGTGGTGGGTTACAGAAAAACCGTACACAAGCCCTGAACTGGTTAAAAAAAGCAGCAAATAATGGGCATGCCCAAGCAAAATTAATGCTTGTAGAGGACTTCAATAAGCAATAG
- the metF gene encoding methylenetetrahydrofolate reductase [NAD(P)H], whose product MTKRVPISFEFFPTKTDAGAEKLKVVHQELQLLNPEFFSVTYGAGGSTRERTLSTLDDFNGKGTPVAPHLSCIGDSKQRIAELLDLYKSQGIDRIVALRGDLPSGQVGLGELPYATDLVRFIREHSGDHFHIEVAAYPEMHPQADSFDKDIQRFCDKARAGANAALTQFFFNPDAYFYFVDRIQKEGIDIPVAPGIMPINNASNLIRFADGTGAEIPRWIRKQLATYGDDSASIKAFGHEVVVKLCERLIAGGAPSLHFYTMNHTEPNRQLVLDLGLA is encoded by the coding sequence ATGACCAAACGTGTCCCGATTTCTTTTGAGTTTTTCCCGACCAAAACCGATGCAGGTGCGGAAAAGCTCAAAGTTGTTCATCAAGAACTTCAGCTACTGAATCCTGAATTTTTCTCTGTAACTTATGGTGCGGGTGGTTCTACCCGTGAACGCACCTTGTCTACACTGGATGATTTCAACGGCAAAGGCACGCCTGTTGCCCCTCACCTTTCCTGTATTGGTGACAGCAAACAACGTATTGCTGAATTGCTGGATTTATATAAATCACAAGGCATTGACCGTATTGTTGCACTGCGTGGTGATTTACCATCAGGTCAAGTCGGTTTAGGTGAACTGCCTTATGCAACTGATCTGGTTCGCTTCATTCGTGAACATTCAGGTGATCATTTTCATATCGAAGTTGCCGCATATCCTGAAATGCATCCGCAAGCAGACAGCTTTGACAAAGACATTCAACGTTTTTGTGATAAAGCCCGTGCAGGTGCAAATGCAGCACTGACTCAATTCTTCTTCAATCCAGATGCGTATTTCTACTTTGTAGACCGTATTCAAAAAGAAGGAATTGATATTCCAGTTGCACCAGGGATTATGCCGATTAACAATGCTAGTAATCTGATTCGCTTTGCTGATGGTACAGGTGCAGAGATTCCACGCTGGATTCGTAAGCAACTGGCAACTTATGGTGATGATTCTGCGAGTATCAAAGCCTTTGGTCATGAAGTGGTCGTGAAGCTATGTGAACGCCTGATTGCAGGTGGTGCGCCAAGTCTGCACTTCTATACCATGAACCATACCGAACCAAACCGTCAGCTTGTACTTGACCTTGGTTTAGCATAA
- a CDS encoding EAL domain-containing protein, translated as MSDIKDELLEQHIRAAQITNTIRFIRLYLVSIFIACIYTFCLYQFYFSQTSVYFNSWFIITAVSVSSMLMITTLYFKKGQFSPQTGNYWLKFVCLMTGILIAIGIALLYYYLPSINPDFSEFHALILSGLLILVSQTFALTYLTQRLSFFLLVAVPTVLPYVASQIFMTSQSDPLFHLVTNFILIILLLCANAIMNMHSRLTGMYYRNNVLKKNAEQQASWSDELCQQLQSEMNKSKDIELQLQLNNQLLEQKVRERIYDIELMHKNLQEQQDNLNLAHEIAGLNPWDWNIKERHFSITNEQQQTRKIDARSHQLLLQNKIHPDDITHLKTSMKHHLRGKTERYETTYRLQNTKEKWYWVHDTGRVIERDPQSGKPLRMVGIRRNIHQERTDQERLRLAASVLEQAAEGIFILNEDLCYIDTNPFYEKISGFNREQILGKHLFDITANYKSQQRSKHNEIVQQLLETHKYDAEFNEKFLSGKELSIRLHISAIKDEQDRIIHYIGIVTDLTERKLQEQRLSYLENYDPLTDLPNRFYYNYQLHQYLVSQEDSINQFAIIRLNIDRFRPLNEYLTNNGGDELLRQVAQRLRLTNTEALFLAHLNGDDFAIVYEISHIRTSVQQHCERIAKAFSMPFNISGQDHIITLSMGVSFYPEHGRQLDYLNNCAEQALSEAKRLGGNTIKYYSKENTKLLEQGIYLERDLRHAIQNNELIVYYQPKINFRDQQIYGFEALVRWNHPVKGIIPPNMFIPLAEQTSLISDIGRIVIQQTAKQIQEWNKKGFKNICVSVNIVAQQLQRGQLIEDLDAAISTYNISGESLELEITESSLVENSESVKDVLQSIKQRKIHISLDDFGTGYSSLSYLADFPIDILKIDRSFVSKIGQAKQEAIVSAMVAMGKAMGMTVVAEGIETQQQLNYLQSLECDIAQGYLFSRPLPEQDATIYLEQNMQSPTYT; from the coding sequence ATGTCAGACATTAAAGATGAGCTATTGGAGCAGCATATCCGTGCGGCTCAAATAACCAATACCATTCGGTTTATCCGCTTGTATCTGGTCAGTATTTTTATTGCCTGTATTTATACATTCTGTCTCTATCAGTTTTATTTTTCTCAGACTTCGGTCTATTTCAATTCCTGGTTTATCATTACTGCTGTTTCAGTCAGCTCCATGCTGATGATCACCACACTGTATTTCAAAAAAGGACAGTTCAGCCCGCAGACAGGGAATTACTGGCTGAAGTTTGTCTGTCTGATGACAGGTATCCTCATCGCCATCGGCATCGCCCTGCTGTACTACTATCTGCCGAGTATCAACCCTGATTTCAGTGAATTCCACGCCTTAATTCTTTCAGGCTTGCTGATTCTGGTGTCACAGACATTTGCACTGACTTATCTGACGCAACGCCTCAGCTTCTTTTTACTGGTTGCCGTTCCTACGGTCTTACCTTATGTGGCTTCTCAGATATTTATGACCAGTCAGTCTGATCCGCTGTTTCATCTGGTGACCAACTTTATTCTGATCATACTGCTCTTATGTGCCAATGCCATCATGAATATGCACAGTCGTCTGACCGGCATGTACTATCGGAACAATGTACTGAAAAAGAATGCAGAGCAACAGGCAAGCTGGTCTGATGAGCTGTGTCAGCAACTCCAGTCGGAAATGAATAAATCCAAAGACATCGAGTTACAGCTACAGCTGAATAACCAGTTACTGGAACAGAAAGTCCGAGAGCGTATCTATGATATTGAACTGATGCATAAAAATCTTCAGGAACAGCAGGACAATTTAAACCTCGCTCATGAAATTGCGGGGCTGAATCCCTGGGACTGGAACATCAAAGAACGGCATTTTTCCATTACCAACGAACAGCAACAGACCCGAAAAATTGATGCCCGCTCACATCAGCTGTTACTCCAGAATAAAATCCATCCAGATGATATTACACACCTGAAAACTTCCATGAAGCACCATCTTCGTGGAAAAACCGAACGCTATGAAACAACATACCGTCTTCAGAACACCAAGGAAAAATGGTATTGGGTGCATGATACCGGGAGAGTCATTGAACGTGACCCACAGTCTGGAAAACCGCTTCGCATGGTGGGTATCCGACGCAATATTCATCAGGAGCGTACAGATCAGGAACGTCTGCGTCTTGCTGCAAGTGTCCTTGAACAGGCTGCCGAGGGCATATTCATACTCAATGAAGATCTGTGTTATATCGACACCAATCCATTTTATGAAAAAATCAGCGGTTTCAACCGTGAGCAGATTCTGGGTAAGCATCTGTTTGACATCACTGCAAATTACAAATCACAACAGCGCTCAAAACATAATGAAATTGTACAGCAACTGCTTGAAACACATAAATATGATGCTGAATTTAATGAAAAGTTCCTTTCGGGCAAAGAGCTTTCCATCAGACTTCATATCAGTGCGATTAAAGATGAGCAGGATCGTATCATTCATTATATTGGTATCGTCACAGATCTGACCGAACGAAAACTTCAGGAACAGCGTCTATCCTACCTGGAAAACTATGATCCACTGACTGATCTGCCTAACCGTTTTTATTATAACTACCAGCTGCACCAGTATCTGGTCAGTCAGGAAGATTCAATCAATCAGTTTGCCATTATCCGGTTGAATATAGACCGCTTCAGACCACTGAATGAATACCTGACCAATAATGGCGGTGATGAACTTCTCCGTCAGGTTGCACAAAGATTACGTCTGACAAATACAGAAGCACTGTTCCTCGCGCATCTCAATGGTGATGATTTTGCAATCGTCTATGAAATCTCACATATCAGAACATCGGTTCAGCAGCACTGTGAAAGAATAGCAAAAGCATTTTCCATGCCTTTTAACATTTCTGGACAGGATCATATTATTACACTGTCCATGGGGGTATCGTTCTATCCTGAACATGGTCGCCAACTGGATTATCTGAATAACTGTGCTGAACAGGCATTGTCAGAAGCAAAACGCCTGGGTGGCAATACCATCAAATACTATTCCAAAGAAAATACAAAATTACTCGAACAGGGTATTTATCTGGAACGGGATTTACGCCATGCCATTCAGAACAATGAACTGATTGTCTATTATCAGCCAAAAATCAATTTCCGTGATCAGCAGATTTACGGTTTTGAAGCCCTGGTCAGATGGAATCATCCCGTCAAAGGTATTATTCCACCTAATATGTTTATTCCTTTAGCTGAACAGACCAGTCTGATTTCTGATATTGGCAGAATCGTTATTCAGCAGACTGCAAAACAGATTCAGGAATGGAATAAAAAAGGTTTTAAGAATATCTGCGTCTCAGTCAATATTGTTGCTCAGCAGCTTCAGCGTGGTCAGCTTATTGAAGACCTCGATGCCGCCATCAGCACCTACAACATTTCAGGTGAAAGCCTGGAACTGGAAATTACAGAGTCATCCCTGGTTGAAAACTCTGAATCAGTCAAAGATGTTTTACAGAGTATCAAACAACGGAAAATTCATATTTCACTGGATGATTTTGGTACAGGCTATTCTTCATTATCCTACCTGGCAGACTTTCCAATTGATATTCTGAAAATTGACCGCAGTTTTGTTTCCAAAATCGGACAAGCCAAACAGGAAGCTATTGTCAGTGCTATGGTGGCAATGGGTAAAGCCATGGGCATGACCGTTGTTGCAGAAGGCATTGAAACACAGCAGCAACTGAACTATCTGCAATCACTGGAATGTGACATTGCTCAGGGCTATCTGTTCTCCCGCCCACTCCCCGAACAGGATGCAACCATTTACCTTGAACAGAATATGCAAAGCCCTACTTATACATAA
- a CDS encoding 16S rRNA (uracil(1498)-N(3))-methyltransferase — translation MPRFYIETDLAVDTTVELTETVFHHWVKVLRAQVGEKATLFNGQGGEYSVTLVDVAKKSASVSVDAFNPDNRTPHFTALLGQVMSKGDRMDYAIQKAVELGVSRIQLLTSERCEMRLKYDRDQKKIDHWQGIAIAACEQCGMNIVPEILAPLSLEQWLQTELPATKLVLAPEKEQTDVLKDASKDIVLLIGPEGGLSEAEISQANDHGFKNWCIGNRVLRTETAPVVALSILNYNLNM, via the coding sequence ATGCCCCGTTTTTATATTGAAACTGATTTAGCTGTTGATACTACGGTTGAACTGACTGAAACAGTTTTCCATCACTGGGTAAAAGTCTTACGTGCGCAAGTCGGTGAAAAAGCCACTTTGTTCAATGGACAAGGTGGTGAATATTCAGTGACATTAGTTGATGTTGCGAAAAAATCTGCTTCTGTTTCAGTTGACGCATTTAATCCTGACAACCGTACACCACACTTCACCGCGCTACTTGGCCAAGTGATGAGTAAAGGTGACCGTATGGATTATGCGATTCAAAAGGCTGTTGAACTTGGTGTTTCCAGAATCCAGCTGTTGACTTCTGAACGCTGTGAAATGCGTTTAAAGTATGACCGTGACCAGAAGAAAATTGATCACTGGCAAGGGATCGCAATTGCTGCCTGTGAACAATGCGGAATGAATATTGTTCCTGAAATACTTGCACCACTCAGTCTTGAGCAATGGTTACAAACAGAATTACCTGCAACAAAATTAGTTCTCGCACCTGAAAAAGAACAGACGGATGTGCTCAAAGATGCAAGCAAAGATATTGTGTTGCTGATTGGTCCAGAAGGTGGTCTGAGTGAAGCTGAAATCAGCCAGGCAAATGACCACGGATTTAAAAACTGGTGTATTGGAAACCGTGTTTTAAGGACTGAAACTGCTCCAGTCGTCGCATTATCCATTCTTAATTACAACTTAAACATGTAA
- a CDS encoding multifunctional CCA addition/repair protein: MRVYLVGGAVRDQLLGHPYHEKDYVVVGATPEQLIAQGYMPVGKDFPVFLHPETKDEYALARTERKSGHGYHGFEFYTAPSVTLEDDLIRRDLTINAIAMDDDGNIYDPYNGQTDLKQKILRHVSDAFAEDPLRVLRVARFAARYAAYGFSVAEETVALMRQLAESGELQALTAERVWKETARALMENHANVYFEVLRSCGALKILFPEIDALYGVPQRPEYHPEIDCGIHTMMSLQQACKAGYSLDVRFAVLVHDLGKALTPVDELPRHIMHEERGIAPVTEVCDRLRVPTNTKQLALAVCKEHLKCHQAFTLKAGTVWRLLQRLDVLRRPERVEAFVQACECDARGRLGLEERAYPQAQYLLDVMQKVRSIKASDLPSDVKGPDIGEMLIQKRIEAIAHLKHELGYHSHTA, encoded by the coding sequence ATGCGAGTTTATTTAGTAGGTGGTGCCGTCAGAGATCAGTTGCTCGGACACCCCTATCACGAAAAAGATTATGTCGTTGTCGGCGCTACGCCAGAACAGCTGATTGCACAGGGCTATATGCCTGTGGGGAAAGATTTTCCTGTTTTTCTACATCCTGAAACCAAAGATGAATATGCTCTCGCCCGTACTGAACGTAAGTCTGGGCATGGTTATCATGGTTTTGAGTTCTATACCGCCCCTTCTGTCACACTTGAAGATGACCTGATCCGACGTGACCTGACCATCAATGCCATAGCAATGGATGATGATGGCAATATCTATGACCCTTATAATGGGCAGACAGATTTAAAACAGAAAATTTTACGTCATGTTTCTGATGCTTTTGCAGAAGATCCTCTGCGCGTCTTGCGTGTTGCACGTTTTGCTGCCCGCTATGCAGCTTATGGTTTCAGTGTTGCTGAAGAAACCGTTGCCCTGATGCGCCAGCTGGCAGAATCTGGCGAATTACAGGCACTGACAGCAGAACGGGTCTGGAAAGAAACAGCACGGGCACTGATGGAAAATCATGCCAATGTGTATTTTGAAGTATTGCGCAGTTGTGGTGCTTTAAAAATTTTATTTCCTGAAATTGATGCGCTGTACGGTGTACCACAACGCCCAGAATATCATCCAGAAATAGACTGCGGCATTCATACCATGATGTCACTTCAGCAGGCATGTAAAGCCGGTTATTCACTGGATGTACGTTTTGCAGTACTTGTACACGACCTCGGGAAAGCTTTAACTCCTGTCGATGAATTACCCCGTCACATCATGCATGAAGAGCGTGGGATTGCCCCTGTGACTGAAGTCTGTGACCGTTTGCGTGTGCCTACAAATACAAAACAGCTGGCTCTTGCTGTATGTAAGGAGCATTTAAAGTGTCATCAGGCATTTACATTGAAAGCTGGTACTGTATGGCGTTTACTGCAACGTCTGGATGTACTGCGTCGTCCTGAGCGTGTAGAGGCTTTTGTTCAGGCATGTGAATGTGATGCGCGTGGTCGTCTGGGACTGGAAGAACGTGCTTATCCTCAGGCTCAGTATCTGCTGGATGTCATGCAGAAAGTCCGCAGTATTAAAGCATCAGACTTACCTTCTGATGTGAAAGGTCCTGATATTGGAGAGATGCTGATTCAGAAACGGATTGAAGCGATTGCGCACTTAAAACACGAACTGGGATATCACAGTCATACAGCATAA